From the genome of Deltaproteobacteria bacterium, one region includes:
- the rsfS gene encoding ribosome silencing factor — protein sequence MSDSPTRDAKDKALLLCGLALDKKAQDLVLLEVGELTTIAEYFLICSGRSDRHVQSIAEGIREDGRVQGVRPLSSEGVTRGQWVLMDFSDVLVHVFYQPVRGFYDLDGLWGGAKVVELPEPHATLAAQFTSAGDPADPWPAVEGVSGPGYFGKPVR from the coding sequence GTGTCCGATAGTCCGACGCGCGACGCCAAAGACAAGGCCCTGCTGCTCTGCGGCCTGGCACTCGACAAGAAGGCCCAGGACCTCGTCTTGCTGGAAGTCGGCGAGCTCACTACCATCGCCGAGTACTTTCTCATCTGTTCCGGTCGTTCCGACCGGCACGTCCAGAGCATCGCCGAAGGCATCAGGGAGGACGGCCGCGTCCAGGGCGTGCGCCCGCTCTCCAGTGAAGGCGTCACCCGGGGCCAATGGGTGCTCATGGACTTCTCCGACGTCCTCGTGCACGTCTTCTACCAGCCCGTGCGCGGCTTCTACGACCTCGACGGCCTCTGGGGCGGCGCCAAGGTGGTGGAGCTGCCCGAGCCCCACGCCACCCTTGCCGCGCAATTCACCAGCGCAGGCGACCCGGCGGACCCCTGGCCGGCCGTGGAAGGCGTCTCGGGTCCGGGCTACTTCGGCAAACCGGTTCGGTAG
- the nadD gene encoding nicotinate-nucleotide adenylyltransferase: MRLGLFGGTFDPIHFGHLGSAEEVRDAYALDKVCFVPCGVPPHRSTEPGAPPHHRLEMVRLAVADNPGLCASDVEVVRSGASFSIDTVRHFSGRLAPEDDLYLILGLDAFLLIGSWKDWRELLALTHVIVTSRPGAGDALPYERIPVVVRQAFCYDPVRSGFRNEFGKEIRFTRLTDLSVSASAIRELLGKRKSIRYLVPEEVQLYVEKHHLYSESPEC, encoded by the coding sequence ATGAGACTCGGCCTGTTCGGCGGCACCTTCGATCCCATCCACTTCGGCCACCTGGGGAGCGCGGAGGAGGTGCGGGACGCGTACGCGCTGGACAAGGTCTGTTTCGTACCCTGCGGCGTCCCGCCGCACCGGAGCACCGAGCCCGGTGCGCCGCCGCACCACCGCCTGGAGATGGTGCGGCTCGCGGTGGCGGACAACCCGGGCCTGTGCGCTTCCGACGTGGAGGTGGTCCGCTCGGGCGCCTCGTTTTCCATTGACACCGTGCGCCACTTCTCGGGAAGGCTGGCGCCGGAGGACGACCTGTACCTGATCCTCGGCCTCGACGCCTTTCTGCTCATCGGTTCCTGGAAGGACTGGCGCGAGCTTCTGGCCCTCACCCACGTCATCGTCACCTCCCGGCCCGGCGCCGGCGATGCGCTTCCCTACGAGCGGATTCCCGTTGTCGTACGGCAGGCGTTTTGCTATGATCCGGTCCGATCCGGCTTCCGGAACGAATTCGGCAAGGAGATCCGGTTCACGCGACTGACGGATCTGTCCGTGTCCGCGTCGGCCATCCGGGAGCTGCTGGGAAAGAGGAAATCGATCCGTTACCTGGTTCCCGAAGAAGTGCAACTCTACGTGGAAAAACACCACCTCTACAGCGAGTCGCCGGAGTGCTAG
- a CDS encoding glutamate-5-semialdehyde dehydrogenase encodes MGVAEEARNIGRRAREAANALADLSTDLKNQALLAMADGIEEQQDFLRVENAKDLEQAEGQGLSKAVIDRLTLDPKRVAAMAAGIRDIVALPDPVREVTRRWTRPNGLEVGRMRIPLGVITIIYEARPNVTADAASLCIKSGNAVILKGGREAKFSNQAIGEVLRRACARVGAPQDAVLVVESTDRAMVHELLKLEEYVDLIIPRGGEELIRFVAANSRVPVVKHYKGVCHVYVDDDADLDMAERIVLNAKVQRPSVCNAMETLLVHEAAAPRFLPEVLGELRGSGVEIRGCDKTRALLDGVAPASEEDWHEEYLDLVLAVRVVANMEEAIEHIRKYGSDHTETIVTADRAKAEAFVARVNSSAVLVNASTRFNDGGELGLGAEIGISTSKIHAFGPMGLEELTSTKFFVYGDGQVRT; translated from the coding sequence ATGGGAGTTGCCGAGGAAGCACGGAACATCGGCCGGCGGGCCAGGGAAGCGGCCAACGCCTTGGCCGACCTTTCCACGGATCTGAAAAACCAGGCCCTTCTCGCCATGGCCGACGGCATCGAGGAGCAACAGGACTTCCTCCGGGTCGAGAACGCCAAGGACCTGGAACAGGCCGAAGGGCAGGGGCTCTCCAAGGCGGTCATCGACCGGCTCACGCTCGATCCCAAGCGGGTGGCGGCCATGGCCGCGGGCATCCGCGACATCGTGGCGTTGCCGGATCCGGTGCGGGAGGTCACGCGCAGGTGGACGCGCCCCAACGGCCTCGAGGTGGGGCGCATGCGCATCCCGCTGGGGGTCATCACCATCATCTACGAGGCCCGGCCCAACGTCACCGCGGACGCCGCCTCCCTGTGCATCAAGTCGGGCAACGCCGTCATCCTCAAGGGCGGCCGCGAGGCGAAGTTCTCGAACCAGGCCATCGGCGAGGTGCTGCGGCGCGCGTGCGCGCGCGTGGGGGCGCCGCAGGATGCGGTGCTGGTGGTGGAGTCCACCGACCGGGCCATGGTCCACGAACTGCTCAAGCTCGAGGAATACGTCGACCTGATCATTCCCCGCGGCGGCGAGGAGCTGATCCGCTTCGTCGCGGCCAACTCCCGCGTGCCCGTGGTCAAGCACTACAAGGGCGTGTGCCACGTCTACGTCGACGACGATGCCGACCTGGACATGGCGGAGCGCATCGTTCTCAACGCCAAGGTGCAGCGCCCGTCCGTGTGCAACGCCATGGAGACCCTGCTGGTGCACGAGGCGGCGGCGCCGCGGTTCTTGCCCGAGGTCCTCGGCGAGCTCCGGGGGAGCGGTGTGGAGATACGCGGCTGCGACAAGACCCGCGCGTTGCTGGACGGCGTGGCGCCGGCCAGCGAGGAGGACTGGCACGAGGAGTACCTGGACCTGGTGCTGGCGGTTCGGGTGGTGGCGAACATGGAGGAAGCCATCGAGCACATCCGCAAGTACGGCTCGGACCACACCGAGACCATCGTCACCGCCGACCGCGCCAAGGCCGAGGCCTTCGTCGCCCGGGTCAACTCCTCGGCCGTCCTGGTGAACGCCTCCACGCGCTTCAACGACGGCGGCGAGCTGGGTCTCGGCGCCGAGATCGGCATCAGCACGAGCAAGATCCACGCCTTCGGCCCCATGGGCCTGGAAGAGCTGACCAGCACCAAGTTCTTCGTCTACGGCGACGGACAGGTGCGCACCTGA